One Gordonia pseudamarae genomic window, ACGGCGTACCGCGACAGCGGGTCTCGATGGCCGGGCAGGCCCGCGACTACGCCTCGGCGATCGAGGCGGCGGCCACCCTGCCCGGCGTCGACCCGGGGCGCATCATCATCTGGGGAGTGTCGCTCGGTGGCGGACTGGCGCTCAAGGTCGCGCAGGGCCGCGCCGACATCGCGGCGGTGGTCGCGGTGGTTCCGCTGGTCAGCGGCATCGCCGCGGGCAAACACGCCCGCACGCACGTCAGCGGCGCGGGCATGGCACGCTCCACGGTCGCCGCGATCGGCAGCACGGTGGCCACCAAGGTCGGCCGGACGCCCACCATGATGCGGGTCGTCGGCTACCCGGGTGACACCGGCGCCGCGCTCAGCGCACCCGGCTTCTTCGAGAGCTACCGGGCCATCGCCGGTCCCTCGTGGCGCAACGAGATCGACGCCGCGATCGGCATGGAGATCGGTTCGTTCCGGGTTGGCAGGGGAGTCGGCGACATAGGCGCACCGGTGTTGGTGCAGATCGCCGACTTCGATTCCGGTGCCCCGCCCGAGGCCGCCGCCAAGGTCGCCTTCCTTGCCCGTGCCGAGGTCCGGCACTATCCGTGCGACCACTTCGACGTCTTTGCCGGCAACGACTGGTACGAGGCCACCGTGCGGCACGAGATCGACTTCTTGACAAGGCATCTGGTACCGCAGCCGGTCGCCGGGTGACCGGGGAGTTACCCCTCGGGTGCCGGGTGGGCAGGGATCGGGCGCACGGGGAGTAGACGGGCGGGGATCAGGCGGGCGGTTGCGGCAGCGGGGTGCCCGGCACGCCGCCGTCGCGGCGCAAGACCCGCAGCGAACCCTCGACGCGGACCTCGGTGAACTGGCCGGACGCGAGCGCCTGGCAATAGATCTCGTACGGCGGACGGCCGCCGTCGGCGGGGTCGGGGAAGACGTCGTGGATCAGCAGCGCGCCGCCGATCCGCACCCACGGCGCCCAGCCGTCGAGATCGTCCTGCGCGGCCCGCATGCTGTGGCCTCCGTCGATGAACACGAAGTCGGCCGGTGTGCCCCAGGCGCGGGCGGCGGTCGTGGACGGCGCGAGCATGCCGATCACGGTGCGCTCCAGACCCGCGTCGAACATGGTGCGCCGGAAGCGGGCCGAGGTGTCCAGCGTGCCGCTGTGCGGGTCGACCAGCGTCGGGTCGTGGTACTCCCAGCCGGGCTGGTGCTCCTCGGAGCCGCGGTGATGGTCGACGGTCACCAGTACCGCGTCCGCGGCTTCGGCCGCCGCGCCGAGAAACACCGTGGACTTGCCGCAGTAGGTGCCGATCTCGATCCCGACCTTCGTCGAATCGGTGTGTGTCAGATACTCACCCGCGATCTCGTACAGGGTCTGTGCCTCGTCGAGGGGCATGAATCCGGGCGCCTCGGCTGCGACGGCGAGTCGCTCGGGCGAAGGGGACGGGGCCGGGGATGCGGTCATACCGTGATCCTAACTATGGGTCCGACCATGGTCGCATTCCCGTCACCGCGCCCGCACCGGGCGGCGTAGGGTGGGCTGGATGAAGGCGCAACTGCTCACCGAGGAGTCCGGGCCCGCCGGCCTGGCACTGACCGAGATCGCGGATCCGATACCGGGACCGGGGCAACTGCTCGTCGACATCAAGTCGTGCGGGGTGTGTTTTCCCGATCTGCTGATCGCCCAGGGCAAGTATCAGATCCGTCCGCCGTTGCCGTTCATCCCGGGCACCGAGGTGTCCGGCGTCGTCCGCGAGGCCCCGGACGGAGGGCAGTACCGGCCGGGCGACAAGGTGCTGGTCACCCCGATGATTGGTGGATTCGCCGAACAGATCCTCGTTGTCCCCGAGATGTTGCTGCCGATGCCCGAGGGCCTGAGTTTCGACGAGGGTGCCGCGTTGGGCATCAACTTCCAGACCGCGGTGTTCGCGCTCAAGATGCGCGCACAGACCGCGCCCGGCGAGGTGGTGGGTGTCCTCGGCGCCGCCGGCGGCATCGGGGTGGCCTCGATCCTGGTGGCCAAGGCGATGGGGGCGACGGTGGTGGCCATCGTGCATCGCACCGGTGCCGACGACCTGCTCAAGAGTCTCGGTGCCGATCACATCGTGCAACTCACCGACGGCTGGGGCGACAGACTCCGGGAGTTCGCGCCCGACGGTGTCGACGTGATGATCGACCCGTCCGGCGGCGACGTGTTCGACGAGGCGCTGCGCCAGGTGGCGCCCGACGGCCGTTACGTGGTGGTCGGTTTCGCCGCCGGCGGCATCCCCACCGTCAAACTCAATCGGGTGTTGTTCCGCAATATCGCGATCGTCGGTGCCGCGTGGGGCGAGTACCTGCGGTCCCACCCGAACGACAACATTCCCGGACTCATCCACGACGAGATCATCGAGATGATCGACGCCGGGCTGCGCCCGCCGGTCACCGCGCGCTATCCACTGGCCGATGCCGGACAGGCGTTGACGGACATGGCCGCCGGGAAGATCCTGGGCAAGGCGGTCATCACGATCGCGGAGTGAGCCGCCCCCACCGACATCGGAGCCGCCATGTGCCGAAACATCACTGAACTGCGTGGCCTGGAGCCACCGGCCACCACCGACGAGGTGGAGGCCGCCGCGCGCCAGTACGTGCGCAAGGTGAGCGGGATCCGGCATCCGTCGGCCGCCACCGAGGTCGCGTTCGAGGAGGCCGTCGCAACCGTCGCCGCGGCCACCAGGGACCTGCTCGGTGTGCTGCCGCAGCGTCGGCAACCACCCAGGACGGTGCCGCCGCTGCGGCGCCCCGAGGTGATCGCCCGGCTCGGCCGCTGAACATCGCCGTATAAGTCGTCCGCGGGCCGACTTATACGCGCACCTGGGGAAAGCCTCGGTTCCGCCGGTACCGACTGGGTAGGGTGCGATTCGTGCGCATCTCACAGATTGCGGTACCTGTCCGGCTGCCGGCGGTTGTGGTGATCCTGCTGCTGACCGCACTGCTCTCGCTGGTCGCCGCGGCGCCCCCGGTCGCACACGCGGCTCCGGACAACTGCGTCCCGCCCGGCCTGTCGTCGGCCTCGGCCGCGCCGGTCAACCTCGCCGCGGCCGAGGAGGGCGGTGAGGACAGATTCACCACCGTGACCACCACCCCGGTCGATCAGATCGACATCGGTGCGCTGGAACTGATCAATCGCGGTGTCATCTCCGTGGGCACCCTTTCCGATGCCGGACCGAGTATCTGCGTCAACCGCAAGGGCGTGTTCACCGGCTTCGACAACGAACTGCTCAAGGCGATCGCCGCCAAGATCGGCCTCAAGATCACCTTCGCCGGAACCGAATTCGCGGGACTGCTCGCCCAGGTGTCCAACAATCGTTTCGACATCGGGTCGTCGTCGATCACCACCACCGACGAACGCAGGCAGACGGTCGACTTCACCAACGGCTACGACTTCGGCTACTTCTCGCTCGTCGCACCTCCCGGCGGCAAGGCGACCAGCTTCTCCGACCTCGGTCCGGGGCAGCGGATCGGCGTGGTGCAGGGCACCGTGCAGGACGACTACGTCGTCAACACCCTCAAGCTCGACCCGGTGAAGTTCCCCGACTACGCCACCGCCTACGCCAATCTCAAGACCGGGCAGATCGATGCCTGGGTGGCGCCGTCCCAGCAGGCCGAAGGCGCGGTGCGGCCGGGTGACGGGGTGACGATCACCGAGAACACCTTCAGCGTCAACAACTTCGTCGCCTGGGCAGTGGGCAAGAACAAGCCGAAACTGGTGGCCGCGCTCAACTCGGGACTCGACGCGATCATAGCCGACGGTACCTATGCCACGCTGTACGCCGACTGGGTTCCGCGGGAACTGCCCGCCGGCTGGAAGCCCGGCAGCAAGGCCGCGCCGACGCCCGAACTGCCCGACATCGCCACGATTGCCCGCGAGAACGCCGCCGGAAAGGAAGACGACACCGGCAGTCGCAAGGGCACCCTCGCGCAGTTGAGCGACACCTTCTTCAACTGGGAGCTGTACAAGGATTCGTTCCCGGATCTGTTCAAGACGGGTCTGCCCAACACACTGCTGCTGGCGTTGGTGTCCGGCGTGCTGGGCACGTTGCTGGGTCTGCTGCTGGCCGTTGCCGGCATCTCCCGTTCGCGCTGGCTGCGTTGGCCCGCCCGCATCTACACCGACATCTTCCGTGGTCTGCCGGCCGTGGTGGTGATCCTGATCGTCGGCCTCGGTATCGGCCCGGTGGTCAGTGACATCACCGGCAACAACCCGTACTGGCTCGGCGCGGTGGCCCTGGCCCTGCTGGCCGCCGCCTACATCGGTGAGATCTTCCGCTCCGGCATCCAAAGCGTGGAAGCCGGGCAGATGGAGGCCTCGCGCGCGATCGGCTTCTCCTACGGGCAGTCGATGCGGCTGGTGGTGATCCCGCAGGGTGTGCGGCGGGTGCTGCCGGCGCTGATGAACCAGTTCATCAGCCTCATCAAGGACAGTTCGCTGGTGTACTTCCTAGGTCTGCTGGCCAGCCAGCGCGAACTGTTCGCCGTCGGGCGGGACCTGAACGCGCAGACCGGAAATCTGTCCCCGCTGGTTGCCGCGGGCCTGGTCTACCTGCTGCTCACCATCCCGCTGACCCACCTGGTCAACTACATCGACCACAGGTTGCGCACCGGCCGTCCGGCACCGGCGGAGGACGATCCCGGACCGCTGGTGACCAGCGGCGGCGCGGTCCCCGGGCCGCCCACTAAGCCATAGCCGCGCGAACCCGAAAGAGACACTGTGTCAACCACATCCACCACCACCAAGCAGGCGGTCTCGCTCACCGGTACCGGCCTGCACCTGGCGTTCGGGAACAACAAGGTTCTCAAGGGCGTCGATATCCACGTCGACGCCGGCACCACCACCACCGTCATCGGGCCGTCGGGATCGGGCAAGTCGACGCTGCTGCGGGTGCTCAACCGGCTGCACGAACCCGACAGCGGCGACATCGCCCTCGACGGCCGGTCGGTGCTCCAGGACAACCCCGACGACCTGCGCAAACGCATCGGAATGGTGTTTCAGCAGTTCAACCTGTTCCCGCACAAGAGCGTCGCCGACAACATCGCCCTCGGTCCGCGCAAACTCAGAGGTGTGAGCAAGGAGGAGGCACGGTCGGTGGCGCTGCGCCAGCTTGAGCTGGTAGGTCTGGCGCACAAGGCCGATGCGCGGCCGGCCAATCTGTCCGGTGGGCAGCAGCAGCGGGTGGCCATCGCACGGGCGCTCGCGATGGAGCCACAGGTGATGTTCTTCGACGAGGCCACCTCCGCCCTGGACCCCGAACTGGTCAAGGGCGTGCTGGCGCTGATGGCCGAGCTGGCCTCCGGCGGTATGACAATGGTGGTTGTGACCCACGAAATGGGTTATGCCCGAAACGTTTCCGATCACGTCGTGTTCATGGACCGGGGTGTGGTGGTGGAGACCGGCAAGCCGGAGCAGATCTTCACCGCCGCCGAGTCCGAGCGGCTGCGGACGTTCCTGTCGCAGGTGCTCTGATCCCGGCGACGGTCACGGCTCAGCCCGCGGCCAGTGCCTTGAGCGCGGTGTCCGCGTGCACGTTCATGTTGATCTCGCTGCGCACGGCCGCGACCACGGTGCCGTCGGCGCCGATCGCGAAGGTGGCCCGCTGGTTGGGCAGCAGGCCGATACGCCGACTCACCCCGTACGCCTTGGCCACCGATTTGTCGGTGTCCGAGAGCAGTGGGTAGCCGAGATTGTGGGTGGTGTCGAACTGCTTCTGCTTGGCCACGTCGTCGGCGCTGATGCCCAGCACACGCGCTCCGGCGGCGGTGAACTCGCCGACGATGTCGCGGAAGTGGCATGCCTCCTTGGTGCATCCGGGGGTCAGTGCGGCCGGATAGAAGAACAGCACGACCGGACCCTGTGCCAGTACCGATGACAGTGTGACGGGATTGCCGTCCTGGTCCGGGAGGGTGAAATCGGGTGCGGTGTCGCCGGTGTTCAGCACGGTGTCTCCTGTGGGGTCCGATGGCACGGGGCCGGCGGGTCGGGGCCGGGCACGTGCCCGCCAGCTTAGCCGGGCGCCCGCCGGGTGCTGCCGTCCACGCTGGTGAGGGGGCGTGCGTTGGTTTCCCGGGGGAGGATGAAGACGCCTTCGGCGACGACGGTGTCGCCGTGTTCGTCGGCGATGGATCCGCGCACGATCTTCTTGCGGCCGGATCGTTCGGTCACCTCGGCGCTCGCGGTGAGCGGGGTGAACAGCATCGTCGGCCGTAGGAAACGCACGGTGATGGTGCCGGTGTAGGCGGCCGTCTCGTCGGAGGCTGCTGCCGAGCCGAGTAGCGCGTCGAGCACCATCATGCAGATTCCGCCGTGTACGCAACCGGGCGGACCCTCATACGGTGCGCCGAGGTTGAACTCGGCCCGCGTTCCGCCGGTCGGCGGGTAGTGCAGGGTGATCGGGGGCGCCACCCCGTTGGCCAGGCCGACGACGGCGTTTCCCCAGGCCATCCCGGTGCCGCTCGCGTTGTATCGCACGCCGAACGCGCCGTCGATCTGCCGGGCGCGCAGACCGGCTGCGATGTCGGAGATCTGGGTGGTGGCGGTGCGGATGGTGTCGTCGTCGACCTCGGTACGGATCGCCGCGTCGATCAGTTCGCGCACCGCCGCTCCCAGCGGTCCGTACAGTTCCGCGCGCCGGCGAATCTCGTCATCGGACAGGTCGTGCTGTTTGAAATCCATACGGTAAGCCTATCTGTAAGGTGACCACGGTTGTGTGCCTATTTCGCGGCGAACTCGGGATTAGGCCAAAACTGTAACGTGTTCTAACTTACGATGTAGTGACGGCAACATCGGCTGCACCGACAATGATCGCGGCGGATGGCCGCGCGCGCGAGCGCCGCGGTGGGCGTGGAGGATGACGAGAGAACAATGGCAGACAAACCAACCGTAACGGCCGACGGGACGGGCCCGGATGGTCCGGACTCCGGCGACAAGGACGCGGCCCCCGCGGACGGGCTGCGCACCGACCTGGTCGCCCGCGATGAGGACTGGGTCAAACGCGTCCTGCCGTTGCTGCGGCTCATCGCCAAGAACTACTTCCGGTCCGAGGTCACCGGCATGGAGAAGGTTCCCGACGGCGGTGTTCTGCTGGTGTCCAACCACTCCGGCGGGATAACCGCGTTCGACGTGCCGGTGATCGGCGTCGCGTTCGCCGAGCAGTTCGGTGAGAACCGACCGCTCTACACCCTCGCTCACGACTTGGTGTTCACCGGCCCCGGCAAAGACATCTTCGGCAAGGTCGGCTTCTTGCCGGCCCACCCCAAGAACGCGGTCCGCGCGCTCAAGGAGGGTGCCGCCACGCTGGTCTTTCCCGGCGGCACCTGGGACGCGATGCGTCCCACCTCCCAGAGTGCCAACGTCGACTTCGGCGGCCGTACCGGCTACATCAGGACCGCGCTCAAAGCCGGGGTGCCGATCGTGCCCATCGTGACGATCGGCGGGCAGGAAACGCAGTGGTACATCAACCGCGGCGACACCCTGGCCAAACTTCTGCGGCTGGACAAGCTGGTGCGCGCCGATTCCGTGCCGTTCGTCTTCGGTTTCCCATTCGGCCTGAGCCTCGGTGTCTCACTGAATATTCCGCTGCCGTCCAAGTTGATCACCCGGGTGCTCGACCCGGTCGACATCGCCGCTGAGTTCGGCGACGACCCCGACATCGACATGGTCGACGCGGAGATCCGCGCACGGATGCAGCATGCCCTCGACGAGCTCGCGGACAAACGCAGGTTCCCGATTTTGGGCTGAATGCGCGGGACACCGCGGGGTGGGTAGGTAAAAGGTCCGACGAACAGACGGTGGTGAGGGTATGAACTTCTCAGGTGTGGCGGCCGCGGTTCGCGGCCGGATCGCGGCGTTGATCTGGGTGATCCGTGAACTGGTCGGCAGTGGGTTTCTTACGGTGCTGCGGCCCGACCGGTACGTCCGGATGGGTCTGGCCATGCGCAGGCACGGCGGAGCATCACCGGTCAGTGGTATCGGTCTGGCCGCCGTGCGCGCGCCGAACGGCACCGCGATCATCGACGAGGCCGGACCGGTCACCTGGGGCGAACTCGACCGGCGGGCCGACGCGCTGGCCGCAGCGCTGGCGGCCATCCCAGATGTGGCGACCGTCGCCGTCATGTGCCGTAACCATCGTGGCCTGGTCGAGTCGATCGCGGCGGTGTCCCGGCTCGGCGCGGACTCGGTGCTGCTCAACACAGGTTTCGCGGCTCCGCAGCTCGCCGACGTGCTTGAGCGTGAACAGGCCGACGTACTCATCGCCGACGACGAGTTCGACGCGCTCCTCGGCCCGGCCGTCCAGCGGCTCCCGAAGTTGCGCGTGGTGCGTGCGTGGATCGAGGACCCCGCCGCCCCGGTCGCCGGCACCGACTCCCTCGACGGTCTGATCGAGGCGCACTGGGGCCATCGCGCGCGCCGGCCCACCAAAGCCGGCCGGATCGTGCTGCTCACCTCCGGCACCACCGGCACGCCGAAGGGCGCCCGCCGGGGAGGCAGTACCGACATCTCGTCGCTGGCCGCGATGTTCGAGCGCATCCCGTGGCGCGCGGGAGAGTCGACGGTGATCGCCGCGCCCATCTTCCACGCCTGGGGTTTCGGTCAGATGGCCATCTCGTCGACCATGACCTGCACCATGATCATGGAGCGCCGCTTCGACCCGAAGGGCACCCTCGACCTGGTGCGCAGACATGCGGCCACCGGTCTCGCGGTGGTGCCGGTGATGATCGAACGCATCATCGATCTGCCCGCCGAGGTGCTCGACGCCCGGCCCATGCCGTCACTGCGTTTTGTCACCGCGAGCGGCTCCCGGATGCGCACCGAGGCGCTGCTGGCTTTCATGGACCGCTACGGCGACATCATCTACAACAGCTACAACGCCACCGAGGCCGGACTTATCAGCACTGCCACCCCCGCCGACATGCGCATCGCACCCGAGACCGCCGGTCGCCCGCTGACCGGCACCAGCGTGCGCATTCTCGACGATGACGACCGCGAACTCGGCACCGACGAGATCGGCCGGATCGTGGTGCAGAGCAACTCCGGTTTCGATGGCTACACCTCCTCGGATACCAAGGCGTTCGCCGGCAACCACATGGTCTCCGGCGATGTCGGCCGCATTGACCACAACGGTCTCCTGTTCGTGGTGGGCCGCGACGACGAGATGATCGTTTCCGGCGGCGAGAACGTCTACCCGTTGGAGGTCGAGGAGGTGCTCGGTGCGTATCCGGGGGTCGGTGAGGTGGCGGTGATCGGCGTCGACGACGAGAAGTTCGGTCAGCGGCTGGCAGCGTACGTGGTGGCCCGTCCCGGTTTCGAACTCGGCGAAGCCGACCTCAAGCAGCACGTCAAGCAGCAGCTCGCCGGGTACAAGGTGCCGCGAGAGGTTCACTTCCTCGACGAACTGCCCCGCAACGCCACCGGCAAGGTTCTCAAACGTGCGCTCGGCGGCCCTGAATCGAAAGTTGGGTGATGTCATGGAACGGCTGAGTGGGCCCGATGCCCTCATGCTGAATATGGAGACACGCACGACGCCGATGCACACGCTCAAGATCGCGGTCATCGATACCTCACGTCGGGGTAAACCGGTGTCGTTGACCGAACTGGTGGACATCCTGCCGCGATACCTGGGCAGATTCCCGCGCTCCACACAGCATCTCGAGCGGCTGCCCGCATATCAGGCCCGGCCGTTCTGGGTACGTGACAAGGACTTCGACATCCGTAACCACCTCGATGAGGTGACGCTGCCTGAGCCGGGCGGACGCGCCGAACTTGACGCGGTGCTCGCTGAACTCGCTGTGCGGCAATTGGATCGGCATCGTCCACTGTGGGCATTGACCCTGATACACGGGGTCACCGGCGGCCGTCAGGCGGTGGTGGTGCGCATCCACCATGCGGTGGCCGACGGGCTGGCCGCGCTCAACACCTTTATGGGTGCCACCTCGGAGGAGGGCGGGGTCATCGAACCCGCGCCCATCGACCCGGTGTCCGCTCCGGTCGACCGGCGGGTGCTGGGAAGGATGGCGCGCGAGGAATCGCGCCGCCTGCTGCGGGCCATTCCGGGAATGGTGGGCGGTTTCGCCCGGGCCGCACGTATCAAGAGCGGCACGCCCACCCTACCCAGGCCGTTGACGGTGCCGCGCAACAGTTTCAACACTCCGAGCGGTGCGGTCCGGGTATGTGCCAGCGGTGAGATCCCGCTGGCGGCGGTGCAACGGATCGCGGTGGCCACCGAGACCACCGTCAACGGTGCGCTCCACGGAGTGATAGCCGGTGCCATGCGCGCCGAACTGCTTTCCCGCGGTGAGAATCCGGGAGCACAGGTCAGCGTGTTCGGGGTGTGTAAGGACATCACCTCACCCCGTACGTGGGGCAACGAGATCGCCACCGCCTCAGCGTATCTGCGCGCCGATCTGGACGATCCGGTGGAGCGGGTCGTCCGGACCGCGGCCAGCTGTCATGAGGCGGTCGCCTACCGCCGGCAGGTAGGTTTCGAACTGACGGAGAAGACCTCGGCCTATACCGGCCGCCTCGGGCCGGTGTTCCGGATCCTCGCGG contains:
- a CDS encoding alpha/beta hydrolase — encoded protein: MSAVQGAVPRGAVRLRFDSAGTDCDAWFFEGSKSSPFEIGGRRPVVVMAHGFAGTKDSGLAPFAQRFADAGLAVFAFDYRGFGHSDGVPRQRVSMAGQARDYASAIEAAATLPGVDPGRIIIWGVSLGGGLALKVAQGRADIAAVVAVVPLVSGIAAGKHARTHVSGAGMARSTVAAIGSTVATKVGRTPTMMRVVGYPGDTGAALSAPGFFESYRAIAGPSWRNEIDAAIGMEIGSFRVGRGVGDIGAPVLVQIADFDSGAPPEAAAKVAFLARAEVRHYPCDHFDVFAGNDWYEATVRHEIDFLTRHLVPQPVAG
- a CDS encoding class I SAM-dependent methyltransferase → MTASPAPSPSPERLAVAAEAPGFMPLDEAQTLYEIAGEYLTHTDSTKVGIEIGTYCGKSTVFLGAAAEAADAVLVTVDHHRGSEEHQPGWEYHDPTLVDPHSGTLDTSARFRRTMFDAGLERTVIGMLAPSTTAARAWGTPADFVFIDGGHSMRAAQDDLDGWAPWVRIGGALLIHDVFPDPADGGRPPYEIYCQALASGQFTEVRVEGSLRVLRRDGGVPGTPLPQPPA
- a CDS encoding NADPH:quinone oxidoreductase family protein; protein product: MKAQLLTEESGPAGLALTEIADPIPGPGQLLVDIKSCGVCFPDLLIAQGKYQIRPPLPFIPGTEVSGVVREAPDGGQYRPGDKVLVTPMIGGFAEQILVVPEMLLPMPEGLSFDEGAALGINFQTAVFALKMRAQTAPGEVVGVLGAAGGIGVASILVAKAMGATVVAIVHRTGADDLLKSLGADHIVQLTDGWGDRLREFAPDGVDVMIDPSGGDVFDEALRQVAPDGRYVVVGFAAGGIPTVKLNRVLFRNIAIVGAAWGEYLRSHPNDNIPGLIHDEIIEMIDAGLRPPVTARYPLADAGQALTDMAAGKILGKAVITIAE
- a CDS encoding DUF2277 domain-containing protein; this encodes MCRNITELRGLEPPATTDEVEAAARQYVRKVSGIRHPSAATEVAFEEAVATVAAATRDLLGVLPQRRQPPRTVPPLRRPEVIARLGR
- a CDS encoding ABC transporter substrate-binding protein/permease, with protein sequence MLTALLSLVAAAPPVAHAAPDNCVPPGLSSASAAPVNLAAAEEGGEDRFTTVTTTPVDQIDIGALELINRGVISVGTLSDAGPSICVNRKGVFTGFDNELLKAIAAKIGLKITFAGTEFAGLLAQVSNNRFDIGSSSITTTDERRQTVDFTNGYDFGYFSLVAPPGGKATSFSDLGPGQRIGVVQGTVQDDYVVNTLKLDPVKFPDYATAYANLKTGQIDAWVAPSQQAEGAVRPGDGVTITENTFSVNNFVAWAVGKNKPKLVAALNSGLDAIIADGTYATLYADWVPRELPAGWKPGSKAAPTPELPDIATIARENAAGKEDDTGSRKGTLAQLSDTFFNWELYKDSFPDLFKTGLPNTLLLALVSGVLGTLLGLLLAVAGISRSRWLRWPARIYTDIFRGLPAVVVILIVGLGIGPVVSDITGNNPYWLGAVALALLAAAYIGEIFRSGIQSVEAGQMEASRAIGFSYGQSMRLVVIPQGVRRVLPALMNQFISLIKDSSLVYFLGLLASQRELFAVGRDLNAQTGNLSPLVAAGLVYLLLTIPLTHLVNYIDHRLRTGRPAPAEDDPGPLVTSGGAVPGPPTKP
- a CDS encoding amino acid ABC transporter ATP-binding protein, whose product is MSTTSTTTKQAVSLTGTGLHLAFGNNKVLKGVDIHVDAGTTTTVIGPSGSGKSTLLRVLNRLHEPDSGDIALDGRSVLQDNPDDLRKRIGMVFQQFNLFPHKSVADNIALGPRKLRGVSKEEARSVALRQLELVGLAHKADARPANLSGGQQQRVAIARALAMEPQVMFFDEATSALDPELVKGVLALMAELASGGMTMVVVTHEMGYARNVSDHVVFMDRGVVVETGKPEQIFTAAESERLRTFLSQVL
- a CDS encoding peroxiredoxin; the encoded protein is MNTGDTAPDFTLPDQDGNPVTLSSVLAQGPVVLFFYPAALTPGCTKEACHFRDIVGEFTAAGARVLGISADDVAKQKQFDTTHNLGYPLLSDTDKSVAKAYGVSRRIGLLPNQRATFAIGADGTVVAAVRSEINMNVHADTALKALAAG
- a CDS encoding PaaI family thioesterase, with product MDFKQHDLSDDEIRRRAELYGPLGAAVRELIDAAIRTEVDDDTIRTATTQISDIAAGLRARQIDGAFGVRYNASGTGMAWGNAVVGLANGVAPPITLHYPPTGGTRAEFNLGAPYEGPPGCVHGGICMMVLDALLGSAAASDETAAYTGTITVRFLRPTMLFTPLTASAEVTERSGRKKIVRGSIADEHGDTVVAEGVFILPRETNARPLTSVDGSTRRAPG
- a CDS encoding lysophospholipid acyltransferase family protein yields the protein MLRLIAKNYFRSEVTGMEKVPDGGVLLVSNHSGGITAFDVPVIGVAFAEQFGENRPLYTLAHDLVFTGPGKDIFGKVGFLPAHPKNAVRALKEGAATLVFPGGTWDAMRPTSQSANVDFGGRTGYIRTALKAGVPIVPIVTIGGQETQWYINRGDTLAKLLRLDKLVRADSVPFVFGFPFGLSLGVSLNIPLPSKLITRVLDPVDIAAEFGDDPDIDMVDAEIRARMQHALDELADKRRFPILG
- a CDS encoding AMP-binding protein, encoding MNFSGVAAAVRGRIAALIWVIRELVGSGFLTVLRPDRYVRMGLAMRRHGGASPVSGIGLAAVRAPNGTAIIDEAGPVTWGELDRRADALAAALAAIPDVATVAVMCRNHRGLVESIAAVSRLGADSVLLNTGFAAPQLADVLEREQADVLIADDEFDALLGPAVQRLPKLRVVRAWIEDPAAPVAGTDSLDGLIEAHWGHRARRPTKAGRIVLLTSGTTGTPKGARRGGSTDISSLAAMFERIPWRAGESTVIAAPIFHAWGFGQMAISSTMTCTMIMERRFDPKGTLDLVRRHAATGLAVVPVMIERIIDLPAEVLDARPMPSLRFVTASGSRMRTEALLAFMDRYGDIIYNSYNATEAGLISTATPADMRIAPETAGRPLTGTSVRILDDDDRELGTDEIGRIVVQSNSGFDGYTSSDTKAFAGNHMVSGDVGRIDHNGLLFVVGRDDEMIVSGGENVYPLEVEEVLGAYPGVGEVAVIGVDDEKFGQRLAAYVVARPGFELGEADLKQHVKQQLAGYKVPREVHFLDELPRNATGKVLKRALGGPESKVG
- a CDS encoding wax ester/triacylglycerol synthase domain-containing protein, whose product is MERLSGPDALMLNMETRTTPMHTLKIAVIDTSRRGKPVSLTELVDILPRYLGRFPRSTQHLERLPAYQARPFWVRDKDFDIRNHLDEVTLPEPGGRAELDAVLAELAVRQLDRHRPLWALTLIHGVTGGRQAVVVRIHHAVADGLAALNTFMGATSEEGGVIEPAPIDPVSAPVDRRVLGRMAREESRRLLRAIPGMVGGFARAARIKSGTPTLPRPLTVPRNSFNTPSGAVRVCASGEIPLAAVQRIAVATETTVNGALHGVIAGAMRAELLSRGENPGAQVSVFGVCKDITSPRTWGNEIATASAYLRADLDDPVERVVRTAASCHEAVAYRRQVGFELTEKTSAYTGRLGPVFRILAAHRMPRVMNNITTANMPGPKKTRWVGDIEVVDWVSFALAIAPADVNLTAYSYAGRITMGLVSTPESMPDPRSFLERVHESLNEVSRTLGLPESPQRQWLADGTDQSVRKVEEKQ